The following are from one region of the Rhodopirellula sp. P2 genome:
- a CDS encoding sulfatase-like hydrolase/transferase, whose translation MSPQPTPPDNARLLWQQLLWATFIACAVLATTSGHRFVVLSETDASMSGLSISAWRVFQAFAPVAVLLHLGRWKLSWHRWIMAAMTLWWGWVLADLFVFHWIGIRLISADAWTLLSTRVPSLVPYITLGMLLRLTFVIAGWFAIGWTCQWSMHSLARTFTTPSWQLSIRGATYAWTLGILLTAIPGLATWSSTQSSMTSRPSRHALGVTGWFDDRGVDAPTKEQNVIADPLFTAEDVTRRTRNFRFNVVQETQSLSPDVLLIVVESLRPELVHPSVMPNIHSRATQGLWMHRHHSGGNASSLGLFSLLNGLDAIWFYLADVRFSPAMNRLFEQTGYELGFFGGAEDWNAFQMDAFIHSDAYDTFKVEPRDGLASERRAIESAQIFLSDSELPEGERRPPRLAVLYLYTTHAPFLVAPQHVRDLPSADADYPLPFGPHSRTAVWNRYRNSARTLDAMIAPLLQGPNRLVAIVGDHGESFLDDETIGHGTRLSAAQVRTPAIVFGPDVVQREIRFNTSHADLLPTLISLAGIRVSAPNSFDGVDLSADSPRSRAICIADYLRPQALLIDSSMVDSEIFGVQCELTLRPPEVHVLAPKDAQGNSLASPAGFQSTRVVREYFRQAFGGFRP comes from the coding sequence ATGTCCCCCCAACCAACACCTCCAGACAACGCTCGCTTGCTTTGGCAACAACTGCTGTGGGCGACCTTCATCGCGTGCGCGGTGCTGGCGACAACAAGTGGTCATCGATTTGTTGTTCTGAGCGAGACGGACGCCTCCATGTCAGGACTTTCCATCTCGGCATGGCGAGTCTTCCAAGCTTTTGCTCCGGTCGCAGTTCTGCTGCATCTGGGTCGCTGGAAGTTGTCGTGGCATCGATGGATCATGGCGGCGATGACTTTGTGGTGGGGGTGGGTTTTGGCTGACCTGTTTGTCTTTCATTGGATTGGCATCCGTTTGATATCTGCTGATGCATGGACCCTGCTCTCCACACGAGTGCCAAGTCTGGTGCCCTATATCACCCTCGGAATGCTGCTTCGATTGACATTCGTGATCGCCGGATGGTTTGCGATCGGATGGACTTGCCAGTGGTCAATGCATTCCTTGGCTCGAACCTTCACGACCCCAAGTTGGCAACTGAGCATTCGGGGAGCAACCTACGCGTGGACGCTTGGGATTCTGCTGACGGCGATTCCAGGCTTGGCCACTTGGTCGTCCACTCAAAGCAGCATGACCAGCAGGCCCTCTCGCCATGCTTTGGGCGTCACCGGTTGGTTCGATGATCGTGGTGTCGATGCGCCGACGAAAGAACAAAACGTCATCGCCGATCCTCTGTTCACCGCCGAGGATGTCACGCGACGCACACGCAACTTTCGCTTCAACGTGGTGCAGGAAACTCAATCGCTTTCCCCCGACGTCCTCCTCATCGTGGTCGAATCGCTCCGGCCCGAACTGGTTCATCCGTCGGTCATGCCCAACATTCATTCGCGAGCCACACAGGGACTGTGGATGCACCGCCATCATTCCGGTGGCAACGCCAGTTCCCTGGGGCTGTTTTCCTTGCTCAATGGCCTGGATGCGATCTGGTTTTATCTCGCGGACGTTCGTTTCTCTCCCGCGATGAATCGCTTGTTTGAGCAAACCGGCTACGAACTGGGATTCTTCGGCGGAGCGGAAGACTGGAACGCCTTTCAAATGGATGCGTTCATCCATTCGGATGCCTACGACACCTTCAAGGTCGAACCGCGGGACGGTTTGGCCTCGGAACGACGTGCCATCGAGTCAGCTCAGATCTTTCTGTCTGACAGCGAATTGCCAGAGGGCGAGCGACGTCCACCCCGTCTCGCGGTGCTGTATCTCTACACCACCCACGCACCATTCCTGGTTGCCCCCCAACACGTGCGAGACCTGCCTTCGGCGGACGCGGACTATCCCTTGCCGTTTGGGCCCCATTCGCGAACAGCCGTTTGGAATCGTTATCGAAATTCAGCGAGAACGCTGGATGCAATGATTGCCCCTTTGCTGCAAGGTCCCAACCGACTCGTTGCGATCGTGGGCGACCATGGGGAGTCGTTTCTCGATGACGAAACCATCGGCCACGGAACTCGTCTCTCAGCCGCACAAGTCCGAACTCCCGCCATCGTTTTCGGGCCAGACGTCGTCCAGCGAGAAATTCGCTTCAACACCAGTCATGCGGATCTGCTGCCCACCCTGATCTCCCTCGCCGGAATTCGTGTTAGCGCCCCCAACTCCTTTGACGGTGTTGATCTGTCAGCTGATTCTCCGAGATCTCGTGCAATCTGCATTGCCGACTACTTGAGACCACAAGCATTGCTAATCGACTCCTCGATGGTTGATTCCGAGATTTTCGGGGTGCAATGCGAACTCACCCTGCGCCCCCCTGAGGTTCATGTTCTAGCGCCGAAAGACGCACAAGGAAATTCGCTCGCCTCACCTGCCGGCTTTCAATCCACTCGCGTCGTCCGTGAATATTTCCGTCAGGCATTTGGCGGGTTCCGCCCATAG
- a CDS encoding DUF11 domain-containing protein, with amino-acid sequence MRRGRRRLLLESLENRRLLAVASDLVTIQGQVTDSFFGGNFEDVALDLFRDDGDGVFEPDTDDVEVNMAMADPSGNYQFTGVTAGSYFVFQPAQTVNGRALQQQISPLVTVTSTQAAGQAFQTIDSFQTTQSVEDTVTDGTPVTSTQAAAEAIGGSRDLLVDKTQGGTGDIGTVAIGVNQAVSPNLLSFDANGFADGSRLVIWDGAGDDAATVDDDGLGAIDLTNGGSATGLRFVIGSVTSGTARIRLYSDDGIAGSRTLVSQATLTIPALPTQPTSVEYIPFSDFQTISGSGADLTQIGAIELEVSGGPDYDAIADLLGTVGPTILVQNIDNAGDADLELTKTLITTEPTLNQNVVFDVVVTNNGPDPATGIVVTDRIPAGIINTTGTTSTGAFAPDTGLWTIPSLAVGATATLRLTGQLDSLDPQTNVAEITAAEQRDADSPRDNNVLADDDQDAATVAATRVDLQLSKTVSDSQPNVGDEITFTLTLQNTSLDTATDATLSTATGILVEDRLPAGLTLIGNTPGAGTSFNTSTNRWSISSLDVGGLATLELVARVDQAGDFTNVAEVLAVAQTDRDSIPNNDLIDEDDQAEVTIQTPVADLSLTKTVSNETPTVGENVTFTITVDNEGPNNATGVQVQDRLPTGLTYISDVTSSGTYDPDTGLWDIGGVTAPNPGNPIPAMPTLQIIARVDSLGLKTNSATITASDQSDPDSTPGAGPSSEDDTDSAILTPNAIDLQLTKTVTPARPEPGDSITYTITLSNADSSAAIPITTATNIQVTDLLPTGLIFQEAQVTAGTHVDATGTWTVDSLAAGASETLTLTAILDPGRSDLFASITNTAEITQAAQFDPDSTPDNQDATEDDQASSVITPALADLSLTKTVDNTNADVGENVTFTITARHDSGDPSGQFIVLDTLPAGLQFVESTASIGNYDENTGRWTVPELDADSGTAAPSFATLEIVATTLSRGTLTNTAEIIQATLPDPDSTPGNGLIDEDDQAEASLQAEQIDLELFKTVDNLTPRLGETIQYEIVIRNEGLDTATGVIVEENLPAGLTFIDATPTTGSFNSSSGRWTVGELAPSGSATLTINARVNNNVTADSPTITNRTEVIAAGQIDSDSTPDNNAPGEDDQASVTARVEFIDLSLEKTVDNPAPNVGDRVAFTITLTNDGETATTRDTATNIVVRDLLPAGMTYESNSLSDGTYDPNTGEWTVDTLADDATATLTLFAIVDQVGTQTNTAEVASVDQDDIDSTPDNNVAAEDDQASVSVTTPVIDLSLTQTASPERPAINGEVTFTLTLRNDGPDDATGIVVRDSLPDGYTFTSSSPAGAFNAGTELWTVGDLASGEETTLELTGTIGDVETLENRAEVIAADQADRDSVPDSGLDDGEDDTASAIVTLASADLSLTKTVDNASPNFGDEVTFTITVRNSGPDPATGIRVRDFLPAGMDLTDQTTSDGSYSAITEIWMIDELASGQTATLTLTASVNSESSLTNVAEIMASDQRDPDSTPGNGDADPAEDDRASVDIQAQLIDLALSKTVDGTRFDLDDSVEFELTVSNTGPTTATNVEVADSLPAGLIFVSSSTANGGYNSQSGTWTIPSIPSNESVTLTLNASVNRDAITDDILRDGITNFAEVISADQPDRNSVFGNGDVNEDDADSAILMIARADLSLTKSVDISAPNRGDTIQYLVTITNANNDPATNVVIRDLLPGSLNFQDATPTQGNFDALTGLWTLTQLEPNQSATLQINAIVEQSGSVTNVAEIIQSDQIDPDSTPGNANGDEDDLASVQVTPQVVDISVTAAVDNLEPEVDDIITITLTAANADGVSDATGVVIESLLPDGLTLVPPASPQQGTYDPATGQWNIGPLASGASVQLVLTARVDTRGLKTLNAEVTQTDQFDVDSVPGNGDPDEDDQVALEIRAPRVLSKRLFLSR; translated from the coding sequence ATGCGCCGAGGACGGCGTCGATTGTTGTTGGAATCGCTGGAAAATCGGCGGTTGTTGGCGGTGGCTTCTGATTTGGTCACGATCCAAGGGCAGGTCACGGACAGCTTCTTCGGGGGAAACTTTGAAGATGTCGCACTGGACCTGTTCCGCGATGATGGCGATGGGGTGTTCGAACCAGACACGGACGACGTCGAAGTCAACATGGCCATGGCGGATCCCAGCGGGAACTACCAGTTCACCGGTGTCACGGCGGGTTCGTACTTCGTCTTCCAGCCCGCTCAAACCGTCAACGGTCGCGCGCTGCAGCAACAAATCTCGCCGTTGGTCACGGTGACCTCGACGCAAGCGGCGGGGCAAGCTTTCCAAACCATCGACTCCTTCCAAACCACTCAAAGTGTCGAGGACACGGTCACCGATGGGACCCCGGTGACGTCCACGCAAGCGGCGGCCGAAGCCATCGGCGGCTCACGGGATTTGCTGGTCGACAAAACCCAAGGCGGCACAGGCGACATTGGCACGGTTGCCATTGGCGTCAACCAAGCCGTCTCACCGAACTTGCTCAGCTTCGATGCCAACGGGTTCGCCGATGGAAGCCGCTTGGTCATCTGGGACGGGGCCGGAGATGACGCCGCAACCGTCGACGACGATGGCCTGGGAGCGATCGATCTCACCAATGGAGGCTCCGCGACGGGCCTGCGCTTTGTCATCGGTTCGGTGACCAGCGGAACGGCGCGGATCCGACTTTACAGCGACGACGGCATCGCGGGCAGCCGAACCCTGGTCAGCCAAGCCACACTGACCATTCCTGCCCTGCCAACGCAGCCCACTTCGGTGGAATACATCCCGTTCAGCGACTTCCAAACCATCAGCGGAAGTGGCGCCGACCTGACCCAAATCGGTGCGATCGAACTCGAAGTCAGTGGCGGCCCCGACTACGACGCGATCGCGGACCTGCTCGGCACCGTGGGCCCCACCATCCTCGTCCAGAACATCGACAACGCAGGCGACGCGGACTTGGAATTGACCAAGACACTGATCACCACCGAACCCACGTTGAACCAGAACGTCGTGTTCGATGTGGTGGTCACCAACAACGGCCCCGACCCGGCAACCGGCATCGTTGTCACGGACCGCATCCCCGCCGGAATCATCAACACCACCGGGACAACCTCCACAGGGGCGTTTGCCCCTGACACGGGGCTCTGGACCATCCCCAGCCTTGCCGTGGGTGCGACGGCAACGCTGCGATTGACCGGGCAACTGGACAGCCTGGATCCCCAAACCAACGTGGCGGAAATCACAGCGGCGGAACAGCGCGACGCGGACAGTCCCCGCGACAACAACGTGCTGGCCGACGACGATCAAGACGCGGCGACCGTGGCTGCGACTCGCGTTGACTTGCAACTGTCCAAAACGGTTTCCGACAGCCAACCCAACGTCGGCGATGAGATCACATTCACACTCACCCTGCAAAACACATCGCTCGACACCGCCACCGACGCGACGCTCAGCACCGCAACGGGAATCTTGGTCGAAGACCGATTGCCCGCAGGATTGACGCTGATCGGCAACACTCCCGGCGCCGGCACTTCGTTCAACACATCCACGAATCGGTGGTCCATTTCATCGCTCGATGTCGGCGGACTGGCAACGCTGGAACTGGTCGCCCGGGTTGACCAAGCGGGTGACTTCACCAACGTCGCGGAAGTCCTGGCCGTGGCCCAAACGGACCGCGACAGCATTCCCAACAATGACTTGATCGACGAAGACGACCAAGCTGAAGTCACCATCCAAACACCGGTCGCTGACCTTTCGCTCACCAAGACGGTTTCCAACGAAACACCCACGGTCGGCGAGAACGTGACATTCACGATCACGGTCGACAACGAGGGCCCCAACAACGCAACGGGCGTTCAAGTCCAAGATCGTCTGCCAACCGGTTTGACATACATCAGTGATGTCACTTCCTCGGGAACGTACGATCCCGACACGGGGCTTTGGGACATCGGCGGTGTGACCGCCCCCAACCCGGGCAATCCGATCCCGGCCATGCCAACTTTGCAGATCATCGCTCGCGTCGACAGCTTGGGACTCAAGACCAACTCAGCAACCATCACGGCATCGGACCAGAGCGACCCTGACAGCACCCCCGGTGCTGGTCCTTCCAGCGAAGACGACACCGACTCGGCGATTTTGACGCCCAACGCAATTGATTTGCAACTGACCAAGACGGTCACGCCGGCACGCCCAGAACCCGGTGACTCGATCACTTACACGATCACGTTGTCCAACGCCGATTCCAGCGCAGCGATTCCGATCACGACAGCGACCAACATCCAAGTCACCGACCTGCTTCCCACTGGACTGATTTTCCAGGAAGCGCAGGTCACGGCGGGAACCCACGTCGACGCCACGGGAACATGGACCGTCGATTCACTGGCGGCCGGAGCAAGTGAAACGCTGACGCTGACCGCGATTTTGGATCCCGGCCGCAGCGATCTGTTTGCTTCCATCACCAACACCGCTGAGATCACCCAGGCGGCCCAGTTCGATCCCGACAGCACGCCTGACAACCAAGACGCAACCGAAGACGATCAAGCGTCCAGCGTCATCACCCCCGCGCTCGCCGATTTGTCGCTCACCAAAACCGTTGACAATACCAACGCGGACGTCGGCGAAAACGTGACCTTCACGATCACAGCTCGCCATGACAGCGGAGATCCCTCAGGGCAGTTCATCGTGCTGGACACTCTCCCCGCAGGGCTTCAATTCGTCGAATCCACCGCATCGATTGGCAACTACGACGAGAACACCGGCCGCTGGACCGTGCCTGAACTGGACGCGGATTCCGGCACCGCCGCCCCCTCGTTTGCAACCCTCGAAATTGTCGCGACGACGCTTTCCCGGGGCACACTGACGAACACCGCGGAAATCATTCAGGCCACACTTCCGGATCCCGACAGCACCCCGGGCAACGGCCTCATCGACGAAGACGACCAAGCCGAAGCGAGTCTGCAAGCCGAACAAATCGATCTGGAGCTGTTCAAAACCGTCGACAATCTCACGCCACGCTTGGGCGAAACGATCCAGTACGAAATCGTCATCCGCAACGAGGGCTTGGACACCGCCACCGGAGTCATCGTCGAAGAAAACTTGCCAGCCGGTCTGACCTTCATCGATGCCACACCGACAACGGGCAGTTTCAATTCGTCGAGCGGTCGCTGGACAGTCGGCGAGTTGGCCCCATCCGGCTCCGCCACGTTGACCATCAATGCTCGCGTCAACAACAACGTGACGGCCGACTCACCGACGATCACCAACCGCACCGAAGTCATTGCGGCGGGACAGATCGATTCGGACAGCACGCCTGACAACAACGCCCCCGGCGAAGACGACCAAGCCAGCGTGACCGCCCGCGTCGAGTTCATCGATTTGTCACTGGAAAAGACCGTCGACAATCCAGCCCCCAATGTCGGCGACCGCGTTGCCTTCACGATCACGTTGACCAACGATGGTGAGACCGCCACCACGCGAGACACAGCGACCAACATCGTTGTCCGCGACTTGCTTCCCGCGGGAATGACTTACGAATCCAATTCGCTCAGCGACGGCACCTACGATCCCAACACGGGCGAGTGGACCGTCGACACATTGGCCGATGACGCCACCGCGACACTGACCCTGTTCGCGATCGTGGATCAAGTTGGAACGCAAACCAACACCGCCGAGGTCGCTTCGGTTGACCAAGACGACATCGATTCCACGCCGGACAACAACGTCGCAGCCGAAGACGACCAAGCCAGCGTGAGCGTCACCACACCGGTCATCGATCTCTCGCTCACACAGACTGCTTCTCCCGAACGTCCCGCGATCAACGGCGAAGTCACGTTCACACTGACGCTTCGTAACGATGGGCCCGACGATGCGACAGGAATCGTCGTTCGCGATTCGCTTCCCGATGGATACACCTTCACCTCCTCTTCGCCTGCCGGTGCCTTCAACGCAGGGACAGAACTTTGGACCGTCGGCGATTTGGCGTCCGGCGAAGAAACAACGCTGGAACTGACGGGAACGATCGGCGACGTGGAAACACTCGAGAACCGGGCCGAGGTGATCGCTGCCGACCAAGCCGACCGGGACAGTGTTCCTGACAGTGGACTGGATGACGGCGAAGACGACACCGCCTCTGCGATTGTGACACTTGCGAGCGCCGACCTTTCACTGACCAAGACCGTCGACAATGCCTCGCCCAACTTTGGCGATGAGGTCACCTTCACAATCACTGTTCGCAACAGCGGTCCCGACCCAGCGACCGGAATTCGGGTCCGAGACTTTTTGCCCGCCGGCATGGACCTCACCGACCAAACCACATCCGATGGCAGCTACTCGGCAATCACCGAGATTTGGATGATCGATGAACTCGCATCAGGCCAAACCGCGACGCTGACATTGACGGCAAGCGTCAACTCCGAATCGTCACTGACCAACGTGGCTGAGATCATGGCCAGCGACCAACGCGACCCAGACAGCACGCCGGGCAATGGTGACGCCGATCCAGCCGAAGACGACCGAGCCTCGGTGGACATCCAAGCACAACTGATCGATCTGGCGCTCAGCAAAACGGTCGACGGCACCCGTTTCGACTTGGACGATTCGGTCGAATTTGAATTGACCGTTTCCAACACGGGCCCGACGACAGCCACCAATGTCGAAGTCGCTGACTCCTTGCCCGCCGGACTGATTTTCGTCTCTTCATCGACCGCCAACGGAGGCTACAACTCTCAGTCGGGCACTTGGACGATCCCCAGCATCCCCAGCAACGAATCGGTCACGCTGACACTCAACGCATCGGTCAATCGAGACGCGATCACCGACGACATCCTTCGCGATGGCATCACCAACTTTGCGGAAGTCATCTCGGCCGACCAACCTGATCGCAACAGCGTGTTCGGAAACGGAGACGTCAACGAAGACGATGCCGACTCCGCGATCCTGATGATTGCGCGTGCCGATCTTTCGTTGACCAAGTCCGTCGACATCTCCGCCCCCAATCGCGGCGATACGATTCAGTACTTGGTCACCATCACAAACGCCAACAACGATCCCGCGACCAACGTCGTGATCCGTGACCTGTTGCCAGGTTCACTGAATTTCCAGGATGCGACGCCAACCCAAGGCAACTTCGACGCCCTGACGGGTCTTTGGACGTTGACGCAGCTCGAACCCAACCAATCCGCGACCTTGCAAATCAACGCCATCGTCGAGCAGTCCGGATCCGTGACGAATGTGGCCGAAATCATCCAGTCGGATCAAATCGACCCCGACAGCACGCCGGGCAATGCCAATGGTGATGAAGACGATCTCGCGTCGGTCCAAGTCACTCCTCAAGTCGTCGACATCAGCGTCACCGCTGCGGTGGACAACTTGGAACCCGAAGTCGATGACATCATCACGATCACCTTGACCGCCGCCAATGCGGACGGTGTTTCGGATGCCACCGGCGTCGTCATCGAATCGTTGTTGCCCGATGGATTGACGTTGGTACCACCGGCCTCACCGCAGCAAGGCACTTACGATCCCGCAACGGGTCAGTGGAACATCGGCCCCTTGGCGTCCGGTGCAAGCGTGCAGTTGGTCCTGACCGCACGCGTCGACACTCGCGGATTGAAAACCTTGAACGCCGAAGTCACGCAAACCGACCAGTTCGACGTCGACAGTGTGCCGGGCAATGGCGATCCCGACGAGGACGATCAAGTCGCACTTGAGATCCGAGCCCCACGTGTCCTATCCAAGCGGCTGTTTTTGTCTCGCTGA